TGATTCCGCGATATGAATACTCAGGTCGCCGACCTCGACACGGGCCTGTTCTCGGTAGCGGCCATCGGTGATCAGATATCCGTCATCGCGGTCGAGATACACGACAGCGTTTGAACCCGTAAAGCCGCAGGCCCAGCGGATGTGCGGAAGCGAAGAGATCAGGATCCCCACCGCATTCGATTCGTCGAGGAGATCGCGAACGGCGGCGATACGATTCATGAACAGGAGCTTCGCTAGTGGGATCGCGACGTATAGTTCGGTGATTCCTTCGTAATCGCGACGTTATGCGGGTGGCTCTCCATCACGCCGGATGACGTAATTCGGACAAACTGTGCCCGGTCCGAAAGTTCGGTCAGCGTGGCACAGCCGGTATAGCCCATCGCGGATCGCAGGCCACCCAGAATCTGGTAGACGACTTCGCTCAGCGTCCCGCTATATGGAACCCGACCTTCGATTCCTTCCGGTACCAGTTTCCGGATATCGTCCTCGGCATCCTGAAAGTAGCGGTCTTTGCTACCCTGCTGCATCGCGCCAAGCGACCCCATTCCCCGATACGACTTGTACTTCCGACCCTCGTACAGAATGGTCTCACCGGGACTCTCTTCGACTCTCGCGAACATCCCTCCAATCATGACGCAGCTCGCGCCGGCGGCAATCGCCTTCGGTACATCACCCGTCTGCTTGATCCCACCGTCGGCGATGATCGGAACTTGATGCTCCCGCGCGACCGCACTGCAATCCATGATTGCTGTGAGCTGCGGAACCCCGACTCCGGCAACTACGCGTGTCGTGCAGATTGAACCAGGTCCAATGCCCACCTTGACCGCGTCCGCACCGGCCGCAATAAGGTCTGCAGTTCCTTCGGCCGTGGCCACGTTGCCCGCAACTACTTCCACGTGTTCAAAATCGCTCTTCACCTTGAACACGGCTTCGAGGACACCCTCGGAATGGCCATGGGCCGTGTCGACGGTGAGAAAATCGACACCTGCCTCCACGATGGCCTCAACCCGCTCGAGAAGATCCGGCGTCACGCCCACGGCCGCGCCAACTCTGAGTCGGCCATGCTCATCCTTGCAGGCATTCGGGAACTGTCTCTTCTTCTGGATATCCTTGAACGTGATCAGGCCCCGCAACAGTCCGGTCTCATCCACAACCGGCAATTTCTCAATTTTGTGTTCCTGCAGGAGGGCTTCGGCCGTCTGCAGCGTCGTGCCAATCGGCGCTGTTATCAATCCCGTTGACGTCATCGCAATGGACAACCGGACCGTGTTGTCATGCTGAAACCGCAGGTCGCGATTCGTCACGATTCCGATGAGGCGTCCGACTTCGTCGACAACGGGAATACCGCCGATCGAGAATCGGGCCATTAATTGGCGGGCGTCGCCTACCGTACTCTCGGGACTCAGTGTGATCGGGTCCAGTATCATGCCGCTCTCGGATCTCTTGACCCGCCGGACCTCATCTGCCTGCTGTACAATCGACATGTTCTTGTGCAGGACACCCACACCGCCCTCGCGTGCGATAGCAATTGCCATTCCAGCTTCCGTAACCGTGTCCATGGCAGCCGAAACGAGTGGTATGTTCAACTCGATGCGTCGTGTCAGGAAGGTCTGCGTCGATACACTGCGAGGCATGACAGAGGAGCGTGCAGGTACGAGCAGCACGTCGTCGTATGTCAGACCGTCGCCGCGGATTTTGTCTGCCAAATCTGAATACATGAGCTGTGTCACCGATATGCGTGTCGGCAATAAACGCGCAATCCGCTATTTCGTTTTCAACTTGACCTTCCTGTACAGCCCCTCAACCTCGAACGGCTCCAGCGTCCGCCACCGACCCCGTCGCAAGCGACTGGTCGTCAGCCCCGCATACCTGACGCGTTCAAGCTTCTTGACCTCATATCCGAGGGCCTCCATCATCCGGCGAATCTGCCGATTCCGCCCTTCATGGAGGGAAATCCCGACGATGTGCCGATCCGCCGGGTCCGCGAAGGTCACCTGATCGGCCTGCACGAGTTCACCATCCAGGTCCACACCGGATCGCAGGCGCTCAAAATCTACCTCTTCAACCGGCCGGTCGGCACGAACCACATACAGCTTCTCGATCTCATACCGCGGGTGCATAAGCCGATTCGCCAGCTCCCCATCGTTTGTGATCAAGAGCACTCCCGTCGTATTGCGATCGAGACGGCCGACAGGAAACAGGCCCATATCCTCCTTCCCCGCAATGGTGACAAGGTCGAGGACAGTTGCCCTACCCCGATCGTCCGACGTAGTCGTGATCGTATCGCGGGGTTTGTTCAAGAGGATATGAGTGTGCTTTGTCGGCGAGATTAGCCTCCCGTTGACGACGACCTTGTCGCCCGCCGAGACACGTGTCCCCAGTTGACTGACAACGTTGCCGTTAATTCGTACGAGTCCGGCCGTGATCATCTCGTCGGCCTTCCGTCGAGAGCAAACTCCAGACATGGCGAGGAAGCGGTTGAGCCGAACGTTGTTCGCCGGAGGGATGCCGGGATCCGACTCCGTGTCTGGCTTTCGCTTTCGTTCAGGACGCCTGGAGGACTTTCTGGCCATCATTCCTCGGCCAGTCCATTCCCGTTCGTCGTCGGAGCCCCTGGCACGCCTGAATCGGCCGAATCGATAGCGGATTCAGTGCTCTCACCCGCGGGTGCCACATCACTTTCAAGTCCCATGAGGGAATCGCGGAGGAGAAGGCGTGCTCTCTCGGTATTGAATGACGGATCGTTCAACAACTCCTCTACTTCGCGCAGGTTTGGAAGGTCGTCAAGACCTTTCATCGCAAATTTCTCCAGGAAGGTCCTGCTCGTTCCGTAGAGCAGCGGCCTACCGACGGCATCGCTTCTCCCGATCACGTCCACCATGTCCAGCTCCATCAACTTGCGGAGGCCGTAGTCCGAGTCTACGCCGCGGACGAAGTCAACCTCGGGCTTCGTTACGGGTTGCTTGTAGGCCACGACGGCCAGTGTTTCAAGCAGAGATCTTGAGAGACGCCGCGTCATCTTCTGATCAAGAAACACTTTGAGATATGGTGCGACTTCCGGCGTTGTCGCCATGCGATACCCTTCTGCCCACTCGTAGATTCGGACGCACCTGCCACCGGCCTCGAAGCCTGCGTTGAGCCTGTCAACGGCCGCTTCGACTTCGGCAATTGTTGGACGTGAACCGCCGCGGACGCGGACAAACACGTCCACAATCGTTTCCGTCCCGACCGGTTCATCCGCACCAAAAATGAGCGCTTCGGTCATCATTGCGAGTTCATCCAGATCTATCCCGGAGTCACTGCCATTCGTCTCGATATTCATATTCCGATTGTGTTGATCCGTCTTCGGACTTACAGATCGCTGGCTTCGGCCACCTGAAGGTAGAAATCGTCCACGTCACCGGCCATTCTCAATACGATTTCGCCAAGGCGTGCCATTTCAAGTACCGCGAGGAAGGTGGTGACGATGAAGGCTTTGGACCGTTTCGCGACCAGCGTCACAAAGGACACTTTGCTCACTTCCTCGAGCTGCTCTCGCACGTATTGACGTTGCATATCAATCGAATATACCTCGGCCTCGATTTCATGCTCCGGTCCGTCAGCAGCTTCAGTGAGGACTCGGCGTAGCGCGGATATCAGATCAAATATCGAAGCTTCTTCCACAACGGGCGGTGCGTCGACTTTGAAGGCCGACTCACCGGATGCCTCACCTCGCGTGAAGAGCTCCGATCGCATCTCGAAACGGCTGGACAAGCCCGCCGCTGCTTCCTTGAACCTGACGTATTCGAGGAGTCGTTCAACCAGCTCCGCTCTCGGGTCGATCGGCTCACCCTCATCATCAACCTCGGGAGACGGCAGAAGCATCCGCGCCTTGATGTTTATGAGTACGGCGGCCATGTACAGGAAATCGCCGACACCGTCGAGATCTATCTGCTCGAGCAAACGGACGTACTCCAGAAACTCGTCCGCGATCTGTGCGATAGGGATATCGTAGATATCGAGTTCATCCCGCTGAATGAAAAACATCAGCAGGTCCAGCGGACCTTCAAACTGATCCAGTCGAACTTGATACATAAGATTGTGAGGTACTGTCGTCAGTCAGATCAAGCGTCGACCGCGCGTGCACGAAACCACTTGACCGTTGCCTTGAGTCCGTCTTCAACAGATACAGTCGGCGCCCAACCCAACACTTGCTCAGAGTGTTTGTAGTCGAGTACGCTCCGACGCTGCTCGCCCGGTCGTGCTTCCTCATGCCGTTCGGGCATCTCCGGACGAATCTCGTCACGCAGGAGTCGAAACAGTTGATTCACGTTTGTCTCAATGGACGTTCCGACGTTGAAGATGCCCGACCCGTCATACTTAACAGCAGCCATATTGGCCTGCACCACGTCGCCGACGTAGACGTAGTCGCGTGTCTGCTCGCCGTCTCCATAAATCACGGCCTGGCTGTTGGCGAGTAGTCGGTTAATAAATATGGCAATTACCCCCGCTTCTCCATGTGGGTTCTGTCGCGGTCCATACACGTTTCCATACCGGAGCGCTACGAACGGTATCCCGTATTCCTGCTGATAGAAGTAGAGATACTTCTCTGTGGACAGTTTCGTAATACCGTACGGAGACAGGGGTTTTAGTGGGTGCTTCTCGTCTTGCGGGACATACTCCGGCTCGCCATATATCGCGCCGCCGGTTGACGCGAAGACCACCTTCTTCAGCCCAGCTTTCCGCGCGCTCTCCATCAGATTCAGGAAACCGATCAGGTTGACCCCGGCATCGAAGGCAGGGTCGGCGACGGATCGCCTTACATCCATTTGCGCGGCATGATGAACAAGTACTTCGAACCTGTGCTCGGCAAAAAGGTCGCCAACACCCGGGTCTCGTATGTCCATCTGGTGAAAGGTCGCACCGGCAGGTACGTTCTCCAGCTTTCCAGACGATAGGTCGTCCAGGATATGAACGTCGTGTCGATTGCCGACGAGAGCGTCCGCGACATGCGAGGCAATGAAGCCTGCGCCGCCTGTGACTAATACTTTCATTGACGGGGGTTTCTAGATCGTGTCTTCGGTCGGGCTGACTACGACGGTTGAGAACTTGTCTGCCGGTAGTACCGTTTGCGCGAGGTGCTGGATGTCGTTCGGCGTCACCGATTCGATCTCATTCATCACTTCGTCAAGTGTCGAATATCGCTGGTAGAACAGCTCCTGTCTACCCAGTCGCATCATTCGATTACTCATGCCTTCCAGGCCGAGCATAATCGAGCCTTTCACCTGACTCTTGGCCTGTGACAGCGTTCTTGCGCTGACGGGAGTCTGCGAAAGGCGATCAACCTCGCGTAAAATCAATTTCTTCGCACGGTCGATTTTCGAGGGGTCGGTCCCCATGTAGATGCCGAAGTCACCCGAGTCGGAGTGAATATTCAGAAACGAGTAGATCTGGTAGCAATAGCCGTACTTCTCGCGGATGTTCTGATTGAGTCGGCTCGACATACCGCCTCCCAGAATCGTATTCAGAACCACGAGCGCCGAGCGTCCCGGATCGCGTGCGCCGAGACTCCGGGTTCCCAGGACCAGGTGCGCCTGAGAGATGGGACGCTCAACGA
The DNA window shown above is from Rhodothermales bacterium and carries:
- the guaB gene encoding IMP dehydrogenase; the protein is MYSDLADKIRGDGLTYDDVLLVPARSSVMPRSVSTQTFLTRRIELNIPLVSAAMDTVTEAGMAIAIAREGGVGVLHKNMSIVQQADEVRRVKRSESGMILDPITLSPESTVGDARQLMARFSIGGIPVVDEVGRLIGIVTNRDLRFQHDNTVRLSIAMTSTGLITAPIGTTLQTAEALLQEHKIEKLPVVDETGLLRGLITFKDIQKKRQFPNACKDEHGRLRVGAAVGVTPDLLERVEAIVEAGVDFLTVDTAHGHSEGVLEAVFKVKSDFEHVEVVAGNVATAEGTADLIAAGADAVKVGIGPGSICTTRVVAGVGVPQLTAIMDCSAVAREHQVPIIADGGIKQTGDVPKAIAAGASCVMIGGMFARVEESPGETILYEGRKYKSYRGMGSLGAMQQGSKDRYFQDAEDDIRKLVPEGIEGRVPYSGTLSEVVYQILGGLRSAMGYTGCATLTELSDRAQFVRITSSGVMESHPHNVAITKESPNYTSRSH
- a CDS encoding rRNA pseudouridine synthase, whose product is MARKSSRRPERKRKPDTESDPGIPPANNVRLNRFLAMSGVCSRRKADEMITAGLVRINGNVVSQLGTRVSAGDKVVVNGRLISPTKHTHILLNKPRDTITTTSDDRGRATVLDLVTIAGKEDMGLFPVGRLDRNTTGVLLITNDGELANRLMHPRYEIEKLYVVRADRPVEEVDFERLRSGVDLDGELVQADQVTFADPADRHIVGISLHEGRNRQIRRMMEALGYEVKKLERVRYAGLTTSRLRRGRWRTLEPFEVEGLYRKVKLKTK
- the scpB gene encoding SMC-Scp complex subunit ScpB; the encoded protein is MNIETNGSDSGIDLDELAMMTEALIFGADEPVGTETIVDVFVRVRGGSRPTIAEVEAAVDRLNAGFEAGGRCVRIYEWAEGYRMATTPEVAPYLKVFLDQKMTRRLSRSLLETLAVVAYKQPVTKPEVDFVRGVDSDYGLRKLMELDMVDVIGRSDAVGRPLLYGTSRTFLEKFAMKGLDDLPNLREVEELLNDPSFNTERARLLLRDSLMGLESDVAPAGESTESAIDSADSGVPGAPTTNGNGLAEE
- a CDS encoding segregation/condensation protein A, with product MYQVRLDQFEGPLDLLMFFIQRDELDIYDIPIAQIADEFLEYVRLLEQIDLDGVGDFLYMAAVLINIKARMLLPSPEVDDEGEPIDPRAELVERLLEYVRFKEAAAGLSSRFEMRSELFTRGEASGESAFKVDAPPVVEEASIFDLISALRRVLTEAADGPEHEIEAEVYSIDMQRQYVREQLEEVSKVSFVTLVAKRSKAFIVTTFLAVLEMARLGEIVLRMAGDVDDFYLQVAEASDL
- a CDS encoding NAD-dependent epimerase/dehydratase family protein → MKVLVTGGAGFIASHVADALVGNRHDVHILDDLSSGKLENVPAGATFHQMDIRDPGVGDLFAEHRFEVLVHHAAQMDVRRSVADPAFDAGVNLIGFLNLMESARKAGLKKVVFASTGGAIYGEPEYVPQDEKHPLKPLSPYGITKLSTEKYLYFYQQEYGIPFVALRYGNVYGPRQNPHGEAGVIAIFINRLLANSQAVIYGDGEQTRDYVYVGDVVQANMAAVKYDGSGIFNVGTSIETNVNQLFRLLRDEIRPEMPERHEEARPGEQRRSVLDYKHSEQVLGWAPTVSVEDGLKATVKWFRARAVDA